CCGTCCGGTCGTCGCTGGAGTCGACGACGACGACCTCGACTCTCTCCATCGGGTAGTCGAGGGCCAGCAGGTCATCGAGTTTCGCCTCGACGATCGGTGCCTCGTTGTACGTCGGGAGGACGACGCTCACCGTCGGCTCTCGCGGCCACTTCTCGGCCGGCGACCCGCTCGGCCGGCGGACGGCGTACAGCGCGAGGTACAGCAGGTACGGCAGGCCCGTCAGCGCCAGCAGGCCCGTCAGAAGTCCGACGAGGCGTCTCATACACGTGCCCGGAGTATCGACGCTGAGCGCGAAAACGCGCGCCCTTGCATTCTTCCACTCCCGTCGACGTTCGGTACGGTCACGGGTTCGTACTGGTTGCGGTGACGGGGTGGTCGACCGGACGAGGGGCCGGACCCGGCGAACGAAACCGACCGCGGGACTGCCGACGGGCCGCCGACCGATCGGTGGTCTTTTCACCCGACCCGACCGATCACCAGTTCGTAAACTCCCGGCAACTCCATCACAGTTTCGTTACGCATCCCACATTCGGCACGCTTTTACGACGAGGGGCGAAACACCCGGGTATGGAACGGACAGCGACGGCCGCCGTCGGGCACGACGAACTCGCCGCCCTCAAGCACCTCGCGCTCGATGGCGGGCTCGAAGGCGACCTGAAGATCTCCTGTGCCGCGCTCGCGGACCGCCTCGACGCGTCGAACCAGACCGCCTCGCGCCGCCTCCAGCGCCTCGAATCCGCCGGCTACCTCGACCGCGACACGGTCGCCGACGGCCAGTGGGTCGCGGTCACCGACGACGGCGAGGCCGCCCTCCGCGCCGAGTTCGAAGATTACCGCCGCATCTTCGAGACCGAACCCGAGGTCGAACTCGAAGGGACCGTCACCAGCGGCATGGGCGAGGGCCGCCACTACATCTCGCTGCCGGGGTACAGCCGCCAGTTCGAGGAGCGACTGGGCTACGAGCCGTTCCCCGGGACGCTCAACGTCGACCTCCGCGAGGACAGCGTCCGGCGGCGCAGCGCCGTCGCCTCGCTGGAGCCGGTCCACATCGACGGCTGGGAGGACGACGAGCGCACCTACGGCCCCGCGGTCTGTCACCCGGCGACGGTCGAGACGGCCGACGGCTCGACGTACGAGGGCGCCCACACGATCGCGCCCGAACGGACCCACCACGACGACGACCAGCTCGAACTCATCGCGCCGGCGAAACTCCGCGACGCCCTCGCGCTCGCCGACGGCGATCACGTCACGATCCACGTGGAGGGGCGCTAACATGACGGGACGTGCCAGCGCGAACGCCGGCGAGGCGACGAGCGCCCGGAGCGAGAGCGACGACGTCGAGCGCGCGATGGAGGCGCTGCGGCGCGGCGAACCGATCCTCGTGCACGACGCCGCCGACCGCGAGGGCGAGACCGACCTGATCTACCACGCCGACGCCGTCACGCCGGCGGCGGTCTCGCGGCTGCGCAACGACGCCGGCGGGCTGATCTGCGTCGCCCTCGGCCACGACGTCGCCGAGGCGTTCGACCTGCCGTTCTACACGGAGGCGGTCGACCACCCCGCCGCGGGCGACCACGACCTCGGCTACGACGAACGGTCGTCGTTCTCGCTCACGGTCAACCACCGCGACACGTTCACGGGGGTCACCGACAACGACCGCTCGCTGACCATCCGCTCGCTCGGCGCGGCCGCCGCCGACCCCGACGACGTCGCCTTCGCCGAGGAGTTCCGCGTCCCCGGCCACGTCCACCTGCTGAAGGCCGCGCCCGACCTGCTGGGCCACCGCGAGGGCCACACCGAACTCGGCGTCGCCCTCGCCGAGGCCGCCGACCTCGCGCCCGCCGTCGTCGTCTGCGAGATGCTCGACGGCGCGACCGGCGAGGCCCTGTCCCCCGCCGACGCCCGCGCGTACGCGAACCGCAACGGGTTCGTCTACCTCGAGGGCCGCGACGTCCTCGACCGGCTGGGCTGACGGGCGCGCGGGGTGGAACCGAATCGCGAACGTTCATTATGGAGGGTTCCGTCTCCCTGCCCATGAGCTTCGACGAGATGGACGTCGACACGATCTGGATGGACGGGGAGTTCGTCGACTGGGACGACGCACAGATCCACGTTCTCACCCACGGCCTCCACTACGGCACCGGCGTCTTCGAGGGCGCGCGCTGTTACGACACCGAGAACGGCCCCGCGATCTTCCGCTGGGAGGAACACCTCGAACGGCTCTATCACTCCTGTAAACCCTACGAGATGGAGATCGACCACTCCCCCGAGGAGCTGACCGAGGCCACGCTCGAACTCATCCGCCGGCAGGACCTCGCCTCCTGTTACATCCGCCCGATCGCCTTCTACGGCTACCACTCCCTCGGCGTCAGCCCCGGCGACTGCCCGACCCGCACCGCCATCGCCGTCTGGCCGTGGGGCGCCTACCTCGGCGAGGAGGCCCTCGAAAACGGCATCGAGGTGATGGTCTCCTCGTGGCGCAAACACTCCTCGAGCCAGATCCCGACGAACGCGAAGACCACCGGCCTCTACGTCAATAGCATGCTCGCCGGCGAGGAGGCCCGCCGCCACGGCTACGCCGAGGCGATCGTCCTCAACAAGGAGGGCCACGTCGCCGAGGGCCCCGGCGAGAACGTCTTCCTCGTGCGCGACGGCGAACTCTACACGCCCGGCCTCTCGGAGTCGATCCTCGACGGGATCACCCGCGACACCGTCATCGAGATCGCACGCGACCTCGGCTACACCGTCAACGACGACGTCTCGATCTCCCGGGGCGAACTCCACACGGCCGACGAACTGTTCTTCACCGGCTCCGCGGCCGAGGTCACCCCCATCCGCAAGGTCGACAACGTCGTCGTCGGCGACGGCTCCCGCGGTCCCGTCACCGAGGAGATCCAGCAGCGCTTCTTCGACGTCGTCGAGCGCCGCGTCGACGACTACGAGGAGTGGTTCACCTACGTCTAGTACACCCACCGTTTGCGCTGTGTGCGGTCGCGCCGCGGTGTGGCATCGCCGCTCCCGGCGGGACACAAACGCGGTAAACGTTAGTCGTCGTCGGCGCTGCGCTCGTCGACGACGTCGATCGGGATGCCGGC
The Salinilacihabitans rarus DNA segment above includes these coding regions:
- a CDS encoding CTP-dependent riboflavin kinase produces the protein MERTATAAVGHDELAALKHLALDGGLEGDLKISCAALADRLDASNQTASRRLQRLESAGYLDRDTVADGQWVAVTDDGEAALRAEFEDYRRIFETEPEVELEGTVTSGMGEGRHYISLPGYSRQFEERLGYEPFPGTLNVDLREDSVRRRSAVASLEPVHIDGWEDDERTYGPAVCHPATVETADGSTYEGAHTIAPERTHHDDDQLELIAPAKLRDALALADGDHVTIHVEGR
- the ribB gene encoding 3,4-dihydroxy-2-butanone-4-phosphate synthase; this translates as MTGRASANAGEATSARSESDDVERAMEALRRGEPILVHDAADREGETDLIYHADAVTPAAVSRLRNDAGGLICVALGHDVAEAFDLPFYTEAVDHPAAGDHDLGYDERSSFSLTVNHRDTFTGVTDNDRSLTIRSLGAAAADPDDVAFAEEFRVPGHVHLLKAAPDLLGHREGHTELGVALAEAADLAPAVVVCEMLDGATGEALSPADARAYANRNGFVYLEGRDVLDRLG
- a CDS encoding branched-chain amino acid transaminase; translated protein: MSFDEMDVDTIWMDGEFVDWDDAQIHVLTHGLHYGTGVFEGARCYDTENGPAIFRWEEHLERLYHSCKPYEMEIDHSPEELTEATLELIRRQDLASCYIRPIAFYGYHSLGVSPGDCPTRTAIAVWPWGAYLGEEALENGIEVMVSSWRKHSSSQIPTNAKTTGLYVNSMLAGEEARRHGYAEAIVLNKEGHVAEGPGENVFLVRDGELYTPGLSESILDGITRDTVIEIARDLGYTVNDDVSISRGELHTADELFFTGSAAEVTPIRKVDNVVVGDGSRGPVTEEIQQRFFDVVERRVDDYEEWFTYV